The following proteins are encoded in a genomic region of Cellulomonas sp. ES6:
- a CDS encoding NAD-dependent epimerase/dehydratase family protein — MAVVGSGGFIGRRACAALEENGHRVLGFDRSRPVSGPRGLSPEVAAADWVVWAASSINPMIAENDPDRVGLDLEAFDLLLAGLAGAGSPARVLLLSSGGTVYDEAADPPYAETSPTRPRNAYGRAKLALEHRLHDAAAPGLVLRVSNAYGPGQPVAPGQGVVSHWLHAVAGGQDLHVFGDMSVARDYVHVDDVVRALVLAVEAGAPPDGVLNVGAGEPTSLEHLLATVRATVGGTPVVVHHHPSRSFDARSTWLDCRRAAETLGWRPLTSLADGIAGTWRAVSAGSVARAAAPGAAGPR; from the coding sequence GTGGCCGTCGTGGGCAGCGGCGGCTTCATCGGCCGGCGCGCGTGCGCCGCCCTCGAGGAGAACGGCCACCGCGTGCTCGGGTTCGACCGCAGCCGGCCCGTGTCGGGGCCGCGCGGGCTCTCCCCCGAGGTCGCCGCGGCGGACTGGGTCGTGTGGGCGGCGTCGTCGATCAACCCGATGATCGCCGAGAACGACCCCGACCGCGTCGGGCTCGACCTCGAGGCGTTCGACCTGCTCCTCGCCGGGCTCGCCGGGGCCGGGAGCCCCGCCCGCGTGCTCCTGCTCAGCAGCGGCGGCACCGTCTACGACGAGGCCGCGGACCCGCCGTACGCGGAGACGTCGCCCACCCGCCCGCGCAACGCGTACGGGCGCGCCAAGCTCGCGCTCGAGCACCGCCTGCACGACGCCGCGGCGCCCGGGCTCGTGCTCCGCGTCTCCAACGCGTACGGCCCCGGCCAGCCCGTGGCACCCGGCCAGGGCGTCGTCTCGCACTGGCTCCACGCGGTCGCCGGCGGGCAGGACCTGCACGTGTTCGGCGACATGTCGGTGGCGCGCGACTACGTCCACGTCGACGACGTCGTCCGGGCGCTGGTGCTCGCGGTCGAGGCCGGCGCACCCCCGGACGGGGTCCTCAACGTGGGGGCGGGCGAGCCGACGAGCCTGGAGCACCTCCTCGCCACCGTGCGCGCGACGGTCGGCGGGACGCCCGTGGTCGTGCACCACCACCCCTCCCGGTCGTTCGACGCCCGGTCGACGTGGCTGGACTGCCGCAGGGCCGCCGAGACGCTCGGCTGGCGGCCCCTGACGTCGCTCGCCGACGGCATCGCCGGGACCTGGCGGGCCGTCAGCGCGGGGTCGGTCGCACGGGCTGCCGCGCCGGGCGCCGCCGGGCCGCGCTGA
- a CDS encoding nitroreductase family protein produces the protein MISKLKRIAKQLLAVPAIRKTYEGATRAVLEVGGSSRAGSTVYSVLGLATFNREQWAVLSGRRAYYRNLGRHRVTHVELRRNVHRLEKGILMRPRRDVFAKDYILETVEFYQHAVERTHDAPALDASELSWAHDVLAEYFALITVADPVVDRARAVFESVRAVPTDGVTKPYPQGTIPSSGVTYDQMLALAKQRRSVRWFLDKPVDRELVDMALAVGRQAPTACNRLPYEFLVFDDPDQVRKVASIPFGAAGYGHQIPTVVVVKGRLDSYFSPRDRHVPYVDASLAAMSFMFALETLGLSSSVINWPDFEPLERKMARTLHLQPHERVIMLIAVGHADPEGLVAFSQKKDLDVLRTYNSLDS, from the coding sequence GTGATCTCCAAGCTCAAGCGCATCGCCAAGCAGCTGCTCGCGGTGCCCGCCATCCGCAAGACCTACGAGGGCGCCACCCGCGCCGTGCTCGAGGTCGGCGGCTCCAGCCGCGCGGGCAGCACCGTGTACTCGGTGCTCGGCCTCGCGACGTTCAACCGGGAGCAGTGGGCGGTGCTGTCCGGGCGCCGCGCCTACTACCGCAACCTCGGGCGGCACCGCGTCACGCACGTCGAGCTGCGGCGCAACGTGCACCGGCTCGAGAAGGGGATCCTCATGCGTCCCCGGCGGGACGTGTTCGCGAAGGACTACATCCTCGAGACGGTCGAGTTCTACCAGCACGCGGTCGAGCGCACGCACGACGCCCCCGCCCTGGACGCGAGCGAGCTGTCGTGGGCGCACGACGTGCTGGCCGAGTACTTCGCCCTCATCACGGTCGCCGACCCGGTGGTCGACCGGGCCCGGGCCGTGTTCGAGTCCGTGCGGGCCGTGCCGACGGACGGCGTGACCAAGCCGTACCCGCAGGGCACCATCCCGTCGAGCGGCGTGACGTACGACCAGATGCTCGCGCTGGCGAAGCAGCGCCGCTCCGTGCGCTGGTTCCTCGACAAGCCGGTCGACCGCGAGCTGGTCGACATGGCGCTGGCCGTGGGCCGCCAGGCGCCGACGGCCTGCAACCGCCTGCCGTACGAGTTCCTCGTGTTCGACGACCCGGACCAGGTGCGCAAGGTCGCGTCCATCCCGTTCGGCGCCGCGGGCTACGGCCACCAGATCCCGACGGTCGTCGTCGTCAAGGGCCGGCTGGACTCGTACTTCTCGCCGCGCGACCGCCACGTCCCGTACGTCGACGCGTCGCTGGCCGCGATGTCCTTCATGTTCGCGCTCGAGACGCTGGGCCTGAGCTCGAGCGTCATCAACTGGCCGGACTTCGAGCCGCTCGAGCGCAAGATGGCGCGGACCCTGCACCTGCAGCCGCACGAGCGCGTCATCATGCTGATCGCCGTGGGCCACGCCGACCCGGAGGGCCTCGTCGCGTTCTCGCAGAAGAAGGACCTCGACGTCCTGCGGACGTACAACAGCCTTGACTCGTAA
- a CDS encoding lysylphosphatidylglycerol synthase domain-containing protein: MTRKRLARGAVTVVVLAVVAYFFGRGLADNWDAVREIDVRVNGWTVAAVVLFAAAVVLSGLLWGAVLEHLGDVHVGRLEAVRVQCASWLLKYIPGQVGSVANKVVWGAGRGISRTLVVITFVYENVFLLIGSIVPAVVVLAFADAFTDPSADLVQALLPALLALVPLLLVMDRRVFRWGLNLVARRAIKRDVPHEYFLSPARSLRYQLEFLLPRVLNGVGFVLIAVSFLDVPASAYLPLAAAYVLAGAVGIMAVFVPSGLGVREGVVVLLASRYMPVEQAIVLSLVARLLSTVGDGVVALVYAALKARSLRTARRLKEGRPA, from the coding sequence TTGACTCGTAAGCGCCTCGCCCGCGGGGCCGTCACCGTCGTCGTCCTGGCGGTCGTCGCCTACTTCTTCGGCCGGGGGCTCGCCGACAACTGGGACGCGGTGCGCGAGATCGACGTCCGCGTGAACGGCTGGACGGTCGCGGCCGTGGTGCTGTTCGCGGCGGCGGTCGTGCTGTCCGGCCTGCTGTGGGGCGCGGTGCTCGAGCACCTGGGCGACGTGCACGTCGGCCGGCTCGAGGCGGTCCGCGTCCAGTGCGCGTCCTGGCTGCTGAAGTACATCCCCGGCCAGGTCGGCTCCGTCGCGAACAAGGTGGTGTGGGGCGCGGGGCGCGGCATCTCGCGCACCCTGGTCGTCATCACGTTCGTCTACGAGAACGTGTTCCTGCTCATCGGCTCGATCGTCCCGGCGGTCGTGGTCCTGGCGTTCGCGGACGCGTTCACCGACCCCTCGGCCGACCTCGTGCAGGCGCTGCTGCCGGCGCTGCTCGCCCTCGTGCCGCTCCTGCTCGTCATGGACCGGCGGGTCTTCCGCTGGGGCCTGAACCTCGTGGCCAGGCGGGCCATCAAGCGCGACGTCCCGCACGAGTACTTCCTCAGCCCGGCGCGCAGCCTGCGCTACCAGCTCGAGTTCCTGCTGCCGCGGGTGCTCAACGGCGTCGGCTTCGTGCTCATCGCCGTGTCGTTCCTCGACGTCCCGGCGAGCGCGTACCTGCCGCTGGCCGCGGCGTACGTGCTCGCGGGCGCCGTCGGCATCATGGCGGTCTTCGTCCCGTCCGGCCTCGGCGTCCGGGAGGGCGTCGTGGTGCTGCTCGCGTCCCGCTACATGCCCGTCGAGCAGGCGATCGTGCTCTCGCTCGTCGCGCGCCTGCTCAGCACCGTCGGCGACGGTGTCGTCGCCCTCGTCTACGCCGCGCTGAAGGCCCGCAGCCTGCGGACCGCGCGCCGCCTCAAGGAAGGTCGTCCCGCATGA
- a CDS encoding polysaccharide pyruvyl transferase family protein yields MKYAVIGSALSGNKGAAAMLESGVQQLSERDPEARFVLLSMYPRSDAQQNEYRNMTVLDASPLRLGVLINGAALLHRLLPPLRKAIQDAVPEVKALATADVLLDQGGITFVDGRGKFLVYNVASILPALFVGTPVVKCAQAMGPFREPANRFAAKALLPRMAAIVSRGAVTHEHLEGLGLTNVTEGADLAFTLDVTEQDAARAREAVDTSFFDGGDVVGVSPSAVLRKGAEARGEDYVGEVARLVDHITGELGRPVFLVAHSARGNTDKTHNNDLPLCREIYARLRDTSKVLFVDAELGSQGLRYLIGRCDLFVASRFHAMVSSLATGVPTLVIGWSHKYREVLDMFGLAEWALGHDAATEEGVRAKLAELVERRAAVREQLAAALPAVREKALRQVDVILRVARG; encoded by the coding sequence ATGAAGTACGCCGTGATCGGTTCCGCGCTGTCGGGCAACAAGGGTGCCGCCGCCATGCTCGAGAGCGGGGTGCAGCAGCTGTCGGAGCGCGACCCGGAGGCCCGCTTCGTGCTGCTGAGCATGTACCCGCGCTCCGACGCCCAGCAGAACGAGTACCGGAACATGACGGTGCTCGACGCCTCCCCGCTGCGGCTCGGCGTCCTCATCAACGGCGCGGCGCTGCTGCACCGGCTGCTGCCGCCGCTGCGCAAGGCCATCCAGGACGCGGTGCCGGAGGTCAAGGCGCTCGCGACCGCGGACGTGCTGCTGGACCAGGGCGGCATCACGTTCGTCGACGGCCGCGGCAAGTTCCTCGTCTACAACGTCGCGAGCATCCTGCCGGCGCTGTTCGTCGGGACCCCGGTGGTCAAGTGCGCGCAGGCCATGGGGCCGTTCCGCGAGCCGGCCAACCGGTTCGCCGCCAAGGCGCTGCTGCCCCGCATGGCGGCCATCGTCTCGCGCGGCGCGGTCACCCACGAGCACCTCGAGGGGCTGGGCCTGACGAACGTGACGGAGGGCGCCGACCTGGCGTTCACCCTGGACGTCACGGAGCAGGACGCGGCCCGCGCCCGCGAGGCCGTGGACACGTCGTTCTTCGACGGCGGCGACGTCGTCGGCGTCTCGCCGTCCGCGGTGCTGCGCAAGGGCGCGGAGGCCCGCGGCGAGGACTACGTCGGCGAGGTGGCCCGCCTGGTCGACCACATCACCGGCGAGCTGGGCCGCCCGGTGTTCCTGGTCGCCCACAGCGCCCGCGGCAACACCGACAAGACGCACAACAACGACCTGCCGCTGTGCCGCGAGATCTACGCGCGCCTGCGGGACACCAGCAAGGTGCTGTTCGTGGACGCCGAGCTCGGGTCCCAGGGCCTGCGGTACCTCATCGGGCGCTGCGACCTGTTCGTGGCGTCCCGGTTCCACGCGATGGTGTCCTCGCTCGCGACGGGCGTCCCGACCCTGGTGATCGGGTGGAGCCACAAGTACCGCGAGGTGCTGGACATGTTCGGGCTCGCGGAGTGGGCGCTCGGGCACGACGCCGCCACCGAGGAGGGCGTCCGCGCGAAGCTCGCGGAGCTCGTCGAGCGGCGCGCCGCCGTGCGCGAGCAGCTCGCGGCCGCGCTGCCGGCGGTGCGCGAGAAGGCGCTGCGCCAGGTCGACGTCATCCTGCGGGTCGCGCGCGGCTGA
- the manA gene encoding mannose-6-phosphate isomerase, class I, giving the protein MYRLTSSLQTYAWGSPTAIPTLLGLPATGEPVAEAWFGAHPSAPSRCTRDDGTPGAPMPEVIAADAAAVLGPDVEARFGPGLPYLLKVIAAQTSLSLQVHPRVERAREGFAREEAAGVPLDAPHRNYKDRNHKPELVYALTRFEALCGFRAPRRAAELLHGLDAPLAKDLREVLAAQPSAAGIRAAFTRLLRPETRPTPEEVREVADACAARLAEGSPSPRADRTVVRLQEAYPGDPGVVTSLLLNPVTLQPGDALFVPAGGVHAYLKGVGIEIMASSDNVLRAGLTPKHVDVDELLRNVDYVAAPPIRIAPEKFHGATRVYYAPVDDFELSVTRVSDGQTHPLPGRGPRVLLCLEGRLTVSSTADGQLELTRGQAAFVPASDGELTVRGGGTLVQADVP; this is encoded by the coding sequence TTGTACCGACTGACCAGCTCCCTCCAGACGTACGCGTGGGGGTCGCCGACGGCGATCCCCACGCTGCTCGGCCTGCCGGCCACCGGTGAGCCGGTCGCCGAGGCGTGGTTCGGCGCCCACCCGAGCGCGCCGTCGCGGTGCACCCGCGACGACGGCACCCCGGGTGCTCCGATGCCCGAGGTGATCGCCGCCGACGCCGCTGCCGTGCTCGGGCCCGACGTCGAGGCCCGTTTCGGGCCGGGGCTGCCGTACCTGCTCAAGGTGATCGCGGCGCAGACCTCCCTGTCGCTCCAGGTCCACCCCCGCGTCGAGCGCGCCCGCGAGGGCTTCGCCCGCGAGGAGGCGGCGGGCGTCCCGCTGGACGCCCCCCACCGGAACTACAAGGACCGCAACCACAAGCCCGAGCTCGTGTACGCGCTGACACGGTTCGAGGCCCTGTGCGGGTTCCGCGCGCCGCGCCGTGCGGCCGAGCTGCTCCACGGGCTCGACGCCCCGCTCGCCAAGGACCTGCGCGAGGTGCTCGCCGCGCAGCCGTCGGCGGCGGGGATCCGGGCGGCGTTCACCCGCCTGCTGCGACCCGAGACCCGCCCGACGCCCGAGGAGGTGCGCGAGGTGGCCGACGCGTGCGCCGCCCGCCTGGCGGAGGGCTCCCCGTCGCCGCGGGCGGACCGGACGGTCGTGCGGCTGCAGGAGGCCTACCCGGGCGACCCCGGCGTGGTGACCTCGCTCCTGCTCAACCCCGTGACCCTCCAGCCCGGCGACGCCCTGTTCGTCCCGGCCGGCGGCGTCCACGCGTACCTCAAGGGCGTCGGCATCGAGATCATGGCGTCGTCCGACAACGTGCTGCGCGCCGGGCTCACGCCCAAGCACGTCGACGTCGACGAGCTGCTGCGCAACGTCGACTACGTCGCGGCGCCGCCGATCCGCATCGCCCCCGAGAAGTTCCACGGGGCCACCCGGGTGTACTACGCGCCGGTGGACGACTTCGAGCTGTCGGTCACGCGGGTGTCCGACGGCCAGACGCACCCGCTCCCGGGGCGCGGGCCGCGCGTGCTGCTCTGCCTCGAGGGCCGGCTCACGGTGTCCTCCACGGCCGACGGGCAGCTCGAGCTCACGCGCGGGCAGGCGGCGTTCGTGCCGGCCTCCGACGGCGAGCTGACCGTGCGGGGCGGCGGCACGCTGGTGCAGGCCGACGTCCCCTGA
- a CDS encoding TIGR03089 family protein: MPTTPPPSPRRPATVAAALSALLTEPGRPRVTWYGPAGERIELSGAVLDNWVSKTTNLLVEELDAGPGTTVRVDLPPHWRSVVWTLAAWRVGATVLPPGAPDGDVVVTDRPDAAAPRGAAVVAVALPALARRFDGGLPPGALDAAASVMTYGDVVGWAPEVEPQREALAGVPGGEVRHADLLERAAGAAARDGAAGARVLLEVGDDRAATPSAALAVLGVLAGGGSVVLLRPEAGDDAARADRVAATERVTARL; this comes from the coding sequence GTGCCCACGACTCCCCCGCCGAGCCCCCGCCGGCCCGCCACCGTCGCCGCCGCGCTGTCCGCGCTGCTCACCGAGCCGGGCCGCCCCCGCGTCACGTGGTACGGGCCCGCCGGGGAGCGCATCGAGCTCTCCGGGGCCGTGCTCGACAACTGGGTGAGCAAGACCACCAACCTCCTCGTCGAGGAGCTGGACGCCGGACCGGGCACGACGGTGCGGGTCGACCTGCCGCCGCACTGGCGCTCGGTGGTGTGGACGCTCGCCGCCTGGCGCGTCGGCGCGACGGTCCTGCCGCCCGGCGCCCCGGACGGCGACGTCGTCGTGACCGACCGCCCGGACGCCGCCGCGCCGCGGGGCGCCGCGGTGGTCGCCGTCGCGCTGCCCGCGCTGGCGCGCCGGTTCGACGGCGGCCTGCCGCCCGGTGCGCTCGACGCGGCGGCCTCGGTCATGACGTACGGCGACGTCGTCGGCTGGGCGCCGGAGGTCGAGCCGCAGCGGGAGGCCCTCGCCGGCGTGCCGGGCGGGGAGGTGCGGCACGCGGACCTGCTCGAGCGGGCGGCGGGCGCGGCCGCGCGGGACGGCGCCGCGGGGGCCCGCGTGCTGCTCGAGGTCGGCGACGACCGGGCGGCCACGCCGTCGGCCGCCCTCGCGGTGCTGGGCGTGCTGGCGGGGGGCGGGTCGGTGGTGCTGCTGCGCCCCGAGGCCGGCGACGACGCCGCGCGGGCGGACCGGGTGGCGGCGACGGAGCGCGTCACCGCCCGGCTCTGA
- a CDS encoding WhiB family transcriptional regulator gives MWSLLDDEGPFPSDAGAEAPRQDPALASVLPLFGAPEDDGIMGWQERALCAQTDPEAFFPEKGGSTREAKKVCSGCEVRGECLEYALEHDERFGIWGGLSERERRKLKRRVV, from the coding sequence ATGTGGAGTCTGCTCGATGACGAGGGACCCTTCCCGTCCGACGCCGGAGCCGAGGCTCCCCGCCAGGACCCGGCGCTCGCGAGCGTCCTGCCGCTGTTCGGCGCGCCCGAGGACGACGGCATCATGGGCTGGCAGGAGCGCGCGCTGTGCGCCCAGACCGACCCCGAGGCGTTCTTCCCCGAGAAGGGCGGCTCGACCCGCGAGGCCAAGAAGGTCTGCTCCGGCTGCGAGGTGCGGGGCGAGTGCCTGGAGTACGCGCTGGAGCACGACGAGCGCTTCGGCATCTGGGGCGGGCTCTCCGAGCGCGAGCGGCGCAAGCTCAAGCGGCGTGTGGTCTGA